In Phycisphaeraceae bacterium, the sequence GGTCAAAAATGTTGCCGGCAAATATTCCGTGTGTGATCCGCGCGAGACGGTCCGCATCGTCGAGATCGTCGAGTTCACGGAGCACCGACGGCAGGCACGCCAAAGCCGCCTCGTTTTCCCGTGTCTTGGGCAGTCGGTAGGGATCAACGATCCCCGCGCGGCGGAGTGTGCGTTCCCGTTCGATGCAGATGGTCAGAATATCCAGCCGTCCGAATCGACTCGGATTATCCGTCAGCAGATCGAGGTAACGGGAAAACTCCGTGCCCGCCTGACGAACGCGCTGCGCGGTGTCCGCCGCATCCAGGCCGCGGTCAGCTTCCTCCCGTGCCGCCTCGGCGAGCAGCTTCGGAAAATGACTGCGAAACAGCCCAAGCCAGTACTCCGTCATGGGGCTGCTTTTTTTTAGTTCCCACTGACAGGGCACATAGCCGCGCGGGTCAGCCAGCAGCGGAAAAGTCAGATCGTCAGAAAACTTCATTTCCAGCATGGGGCGAAAGTGTAACGTGCCGCGTTGCCACGAGGTTTACATGCGGATTTCGACGCCGGCTAACACGCGGAGCCTGACGGTGGATGTCGTCAGTCATGTCAGCGGTTGGTGTTTCTTAACGCGGGGGTCAGATGCGTGTGAAGTTTTCAAGCATCTTCAATCCCACGCGCTGCGACTTTTCCGGGTGAAATTGTGTCGCCCAGATATTGTCGCGCCAGACCGACGCACAAAACGGCACACCCTGCGGGTATTGCGCCGTGGCGGATGTGAGCACGTCACCCTCGCTGGGTAAGGCGAAGTAACTGTGGACGAAATAGACAGCCACGCCCTGATCGAGGCTGCGAAGGAGCGGGTCATCGCGCCGCCAGGTGAGGTTGTTCCAACCCATGTGAGGCACCTTGAGACGTTGACCGTGCTGAGGCCGGAAACGCCGGACGCTGCCGCGCAGAATTCCCAGTCCGGGCACGAGTCCGCCTTGCGGTGCGTCTTCCTCCGAGCCATCGAATAGAAGTTGCAGGCCCAGACATATTCCCAGCACCGGCCGGCCGGTGGCGATGAACTGACGGATCGGCTCGACCCAGCCGCGCTGTTGCAGATTTGCCATGCCGTCACCAAATGCGCCGACACCCGGCAGCACCAGACGATCGGCATCGCGGGACTCGGCAGTGGGCGCGGCAAATAACTTCGCAGCGGCACCGACCTGTTCAAAGGCCTTCTGCACGCTGCGGAGATTACCCATGCCATAATCAACGATAGCGATCATGGAAATCGAACCCATCACGGCGCGACCGACCGCCGACATCGGCGATTGCGCGGAAGGATGATCGTGCCGCGGTGAAACGGGGAGATTACAGGAAACCCGTCATGCAAGGTGACCGCTCAAAGGTGATGAGAGGAGGCGACGATCAACGGTCGCCGCCATCCATCACTTGAGAACAACCACTTCGACGCGGCGACTCTGGGCCTTGGTCGCCTTGGGCTTCGACGAGCCGTAGCCGATGGTGCTCAACCGACCGCCAGCAACACCGGCCGTCTGAAGGTAAGCGGCAACCGCATCGGCGCGAGCCTCGCTGAGCTGCTGGTTGTCCTTCCACTTGCTCTTGCGGATCGGGTCGGAGTCGGTGTGACCTTCAACGCGGATCTGATGGCCTTTATGAGTACTGGAATTAAGCGCTTTGGCGACCTGAGCGAGGGTCTTGCGGGCATTGGCGGTCAGGTCCGCCTTACCGGAGGCAAAAAGTACATCGCCGGGAATGTGGACTTCGATACCTTCGCTCGTGCGTTCAGCCTTGACGCCTTCGATGCCTTCAAAGCCGGTCTGGTTGGCCTGATTCGCACGGGCTGCGGCGGCTGCTT encodes:
- the hisH gene encoding imidazole glycerol phosphate synthase subunit HisH, with the protein product MIAIVDYGMGNLRSVQKAFEQVGAAAKLFAAPTAESRDADRLVLPGVGAFGDGMANLQQRGWVEPIRQFIATGRPVLGICLGLQLLFDGSEEDAPQGGLVPGLGILRGSVRRFRPQHGQRLKVPHMGWNNLTWRRDDPLLRSLDQGVAVYFVHSYFALPSEGDVLTSATAQYPQGVPFCASVWRDNIWATQFHPEKSQRVGLKMLENFTRI
- a CDS encoding OmpA family protein gives rise to the protein MVGKRSKIFVTAALALTLGLVGMTGCRQSQLQDERNALYRQNVEGQNELNRTRAALEAAENDRTATAAELARLRAEKEAAERAAEEARRAAEQAARDRAAAEAAAAARANQANQTGFEGIEGVKAERTSEGIEVHIPGDVLFASGKADLTANARKTLAQVAKALNSSTHKGHQIRVEGHTDSDPIRKSKWKDNQQLSEARADAVAAYLQTAGVAGGRLSTIGYGSSKPKATKAQSRRVEVVVLK